Sequence from the Aromatoleum petrolei genome:
GGGTCAGGAGCGCCCGGCACGCCCCCTGTCAGAGCGCCCCCGGCAATTTCAAGACCATCCGTTCCAGCCTGTTCGAAACGTGGACGCGGCCGATGCTCGCCTCCTATCTGGCCGACCTGGAATTGGCCGAGAGCGTTGGACGTAACCTGCTCGCCGAAAAATACGCGCGCATGGACAACCTGATTCCGCCGCTATCAAAAAATCCGCTGATCGACATGATCGTCACGGTGGAAAGCAATTGGCAGGAAGAGTTGGAGCGTCGCTATCCCGCCCTTTACCGGCGATGTTGCCGCAGCATGGATGAAACAGGCGACGGCCGGAACTTCGGGATCTATCTCGGCTGCGAACTGGAAACCTACAGCGATCAAACGTTGGAGCTGTATTTCGAGAATATCGAGGCAGCAGTTTCCGCCAATCGAAATCTCGCGGTCGAGGCTCTGCATCGGCTGGTGTGCAAGAACGGCTATCGCGATCTGAATCACGCCGAAAGCGTGCTCAAACACGGAGAGACGGCATGAAGATCGACGTCAGGCTGAATCTGCTCGGCGTCCTGGGCATCAAACAAAGCGAGCTCGCCCTCGACGCTCCGGCGGACACCACGGTCGCAAGCTTGATCGGCCTGATCGATCAGCACAATCCGGGCTTCGCTGCGGCACTGTCGACCGATGATGGCGACCTTTCACCCCAGTTCGTATTCTTCGTCAATGGTCGTAACGCCGTGAGCCTCGATGGCATGAAGACCCGACTGAGCGCGGGCGATGTCATCAACGTGATTCCGGCCATTGCCGGAGGCTGATAGGGAGGCATCACATGATCGTCGATCGGCCGGAATCGCATTTCATCTTCGTCGTTCCTCTTGACCACATCGAGTACCGCTACAACTACATCACCCTGCGCGGCGAGCCGCTGACCAACAAGCAATATCTCGAGCATTGGGGAAAATGGCTCGTGTTCGGCCTGCGCGAGGAAGTGGAGGAACTGGCGAGGAAGCTGGATCCCTACGTCGAGGAAAAGAAGATCCCCGCCGTCAAATACGACCGCAAGCTGATCACGGAATTCCAGCTCAACCGCTGCGTCATGTGTGTCTATTGCCACGACGAAACCAAGGACGAAGTCTGGGAAATCCTGTCCGCATTGGGCGTCAGGGACAAGGCATGGATGTATGAACGGGAGACGCTGGAGAAATGGCTGCCCGGCGGCGTCAATCTGGAGAAATGGATTCAGGGGCGCGGACTGGATCATGAGCATGCCGAACGCGTGCGCGCCGATGCACGGGCAAAGTTCAAGAAAATGTTTGCCGATGAGAATGAAATTTTCACCGGCGTCTATCAATAGCCGGAATTGCGCTCGGCGCTCGGCCTGCTGAATGCGCGGAGGCCGCTTTGCCTATGACCCTTCCCCTCCCCGACAGCGCAAGCGCATGGATCGCCGCACGCGCCGAAGCCGCGCGCTACGTGCTGTCCGAGCACGTGATCCGTTCGCTGATGGCCGGACAGATCGCGGTGCCGCAGATCGAAACCGCCCTGCGCTCCGGCCGGATCATCGAGGAACACCGGCACTGCGGGCGGGATCCTGCCTACCTCCTGTGCGCCATCCACGACCGCAAACCGGTTCACGTCGTCGCAGCGCCACGCGCCGACGACTGGCTCGCCGTCATCCACGCCTACGTGCCCGCTCCCCCCTTTTGGCGCACGGCCCTGCACCGTTCCCCCGGAGATCCAGCAATGTCCGATTCGACCACGACCTGCTACTTCTGCGGCGGCGCCATCAAGCAGGTGACTGTCGGCAACTTCGACTACCGTCTCGAAGGCCGGCTGTATGTCATCAAGAAGGTGCCCGCCGGCCTGTGCGAGCAGTGCGGCGAAAAATATGTCGATGCCGATGTCGGGCGACGGCTGAACGCGCTAATTGCCGAGCAGGCCTTTACCGGCAGCGAGACAGTTGAAGTGATCGATTACGCGGTCGCGCCATGAACGGTTTGACACTCGCCGAACGGTATTTCGACCGCTACGGCGGGGAACTGCTAGCCGGCGAGTTCGCCGCGTGGCGCGACCGCATCGCGGTGGGGCTCGCCGGCGACGGCTCCGATTGCCTCGGCTTCGACGACGAGCAATCGCGCGACCATGATTGGGGGCCGGGATTCTGCCTGTGGCTGAGCGATGAGGATTACGCGGCGATCGGCGCGCCGCTACAACAGGCCTACGACCGGCTGCCGAAGTGCTTCGACGGCTTTGCACGCTCGACCACCGAATGGGGCGAAGGACGCATAGGCGTGTTCCAAACGGGAACCTGGTACAAGCAGTTCCTCGGCCATCCGGACGGCCCGCAGACGCTTTTCGACTGGCTGCGCATTCCGGAAAAATATCTCGCGGCCTGCACTTCCGGCCGCGTCTTCCACGACCCGCTCGACGATTTCTCGCAGCGTCGGCGACGGCTGCTCGCGTTCTATCCCGAGGACGTCCGGCTCGCAAAGATCGCGGCGCGCTGCATGTCGATCGGCCAGGCAGGTCAATACAACTTCACGCGCGCGCTCGGGCGCGGGGAAGCGTTCGTCGCGCAATATGCGGAAACCTCGTTCTGCAACGATCTGATGTCGCTGGTCTATCTGCTGAACCGTCGCTATGCGCCGTACTACAAGTGGCGGCACCGCGGTCTGTCGGCACTACCGCGGTTGGGCCTCCTCGTGCATGACAGAATCACCGCAATGATGTCGTCGGCGGACGCGAACGAGAAGCGTGCGCACATCGAGGCGCTGTGTGCCATGACCATCGCCGAACTGCGGGCCGAAGGCCTGACCGACTCCGACAGTCCCTTTCTCGTCGATCACGGTCCGCACATCCACGAACGCATCGACGATCCGGCCCTGCGGCGCCTGAGCGTGCTCATCGGCTGAAGCGGGAATACGGGAGTCTCCTATGTCTAAACAGGTATTGGTCATCGGCGGCAGCTATTTTTGCGGCCGCGTCTTTGTCGAGGAGGCGCTGAAGATGCCGGGGGCGGAGATCCACGTATTCAACCGCGGCAAGCTGCCCTTGCGCATGGACGGCGTCACCGAGCACGTCGGCGACCGCGAACTGGCGGGCCAGGTGCGCGATGCGATTCCGGCTCGTGAATGGGATGCGGTCGTCGATTTCTGTGCCTACACCCCGGCGCATGTGGAGACCCTGCTTGACAACCTGCGCGGCACGGTTCGCCAGTATCTGCTGATCAGCACCACCACCGTATACCGCAAAACGGGGCGCCGGCCCGTGGACGAGAACGCCCCGACCCTCGACGGTCCGCAGCCGGAACTGGGCGAATACGCCGACTACGGTTATCAAAAATGCCTCGCCGAGCAGTCCGCGCGCCGTGCGTGCGAACGGCTCGGGATCGTGCTGACGGTGCTGCGGCCGGCCATCGTCTATGGCTATTACAACTATGCGCCGCGCGAGACCTACTTCTTCGACCGCCTGCGCCACCGCGAGCCCATCGTCGTTCCCGAGCCGGATACGTCCGTGTTCAATTTCATCTGGGTCGTCGACATGGCGCGCCTGCTCTGGCAGTGCATCGGCGAGCCGCGCGCGTTCGGCGAAACCTTCAATCTGGCCTCGGGCGAGCCGGTCTCCTACGCCCGCATTGTCGAGGTGCTTAGCGAAATCACCGGCAAGGCAGTCAATACACTGAGGTTAGCTCCCGCCGAGATCGCGCGCAGTAACCTTCCGCTGCCCTTCCCCATCGACGAGGATCTGGTCTACGACGGCACGAAGATCGACCGGCTGTTTGACTTCGCACACACGCCGTTCCGCAACGGGCTGCGCGAAACCCTGAAGTACTATCTGGCCGTCAAACGCCACGAGGCGGCTGCCGCCGGCGAGCGATGAATGCCGATCTGATCCTGTTCAACCTCGTCGCCTTCACGCCCGAGTGGATGCCGGGTAGGCGCGCCAATGATCTGATCGCGGTCCGCGACGGCCGCATCCTGTATGTCGGCGATCAGTTCGCGCGTGCCGCGCTTGCAGGGCCGCAGACGCGACTGGTGGATTGCCAGGGTAGGACGGTGATTCCGGGATTTAACGATGCGCACTGTCACCCGGTCGCCCTGGCGATGACCACGCGCTATGTCGACTGCGCGTCGCCCGCTGTAAGCGACATTGCAGGCCTGATCGACGCGATTCGATCCCGCGCGGCTGACACGGGTTACGGGCACTGGTTGCGCGCGGCCAACTGCGACCCGACCCGCCTCGCAGAGCAGCGGTTACCGACGCGGTGGGAACTGGACCAGGCTGCCCCAGGCCAACCGGTGATCGTCGTGGAGCGTGCCGGGCAGTACTGCGTGCTCAACAGCCGGGCGCTGGCGCTGTGCGGCATCGACGAATCGGCGGTTTCATCCGATGCGGGAATCGTACACCGCGAACACACGAGCGGTCGCCTCAACGGCGTCGTCTCCGGCAACCATGCACAGGTGGCGCAAGCGATTCCGCCCCTTGCCTCGGACGAGATCGAAGCGGGTCTGCGCACTGCCAACCGCATCTTCCTCGAATGCGGCATCACGTCCTTGCAGGACACGAGCTGGTCGAACACGCCCGCACACTGGCATGCGATGGTCGATTACAAGCGGCGGGGTCTCATCAGCCCACGCATTTCCTTGTTCACCGGCGCAGACAGTGTGGACGCCTTCGCCGAACTGGGGATGCGCACGGGCAGCACCCATCCCGACTGTCCTCCGGAAGAATTACGACTGGGCGCAGCGAAGATCGCTCTCGACGAAAGTACGGGTGACCCTGAGCCAGCGCAGGAACTGATCGACGCCACTGCCTTGACGGCCCACCGCGCGGGTTTCCAGCTGGCCTTCCACGTCCCGGACCTCACGCTGCTCGACCGCTCGCTGAACACGCTTGCATGGCTTGACCAGGCCGGTCTCGCACCCCGCCTGCGCCCGCGCTTCGAGCACTGCCCGGCGTGCCCGACCGGGTGGCTGGACCGCGTCGCACAGAGTGGAGCAATCGTCGTCGCGCAACCCGGCCTGTTGCCGCTGGCTGCACAAGCCTTGAATGCGCGGGAACCGGACCCGGCGCACCCCGCCCTCTTTCCATTCCGCTCCTTCCTACGTCACCGCATCCCGCTCGCGTTCGGATCCGACGCTCCGCTCGTGTCCTGTGTTCCGCTGGAAGGCCTGAAGGCGGCCGTCAGCCGACGCGATGGGGCCGGGCGAGGCGTGGCCGTTGACGAGGCGATTACAGCAGCCGATGCGCTGCGCCTCTACACGCGCGGAGGCGCCTGCGCAGCCGGCGATGAAAATGCGACGGGAACGATCGAAGCGGGCCGGCGCGCCGACCTCGTCCTTGTCGAAGGCGCCGGAGAGTGGGCGACGGCCGACGATCTCGCGCGCGCGCAGGTCGTCATGACTCTGATCGGCGGGAAGATCGTCTGGGCACGATAGACGCGCCCGGCATCACAAGATTGTGAGCGATCACGGAACGATGACGAAATCGGGATTGGCGACGGCGAAAGCTGCCTCGCGATCCGGCGCCGGCGGGTAAATCCATTTGGTCGTGATTTCCCGCTTGAGTGACTTGGCGTCCTCCCGCACCAGGGAGACTTGCTGGCCCCAACCCTCGGTGTACAGGGCGCCCCAGGGCCCCAGGTCCAGGCACGTCACATACTTCGGCTGGCTATACGAGTGCAGCGGCAAGCCGACGAGTTCCGCGGCCGCGTTATGGCCGGCGACGCGGCCGAGACTCATCGCGTGCTGGCAGGACATCAGCGCGAAGTGGCCGAGATCGTCCGTGGCCGCGCGGGCGACATCGCCGGTCACGAAAATATCGCCCGTACCTCGGGCGCGCAAGCAGGCGTCGGCGACCAGACGGCCAAGTCGATCATGTTCTCCGGGAATCTGAGCGGCCAGGGCATGCGCCCTTGCACCCGCCGTCCAGACAATGGTGTCGCTCTCGACGCGTTCCCCCGACGACAGCTCGATGCCCTGCGCGTCGATCGACACGACGCCAGCGCCGACCTTGAACTCGACGCCGCACTCCGCAAGTGCCCCTTCGACCACGGCACGAGCGGCGGCGCTCAGGTGCGGGGCGATGGTCGATGCCTGCTCGACCAGAATGACCCGGATCTCGGCATCGTCACCCAGCACTGCCTTCAATCGCCCCCCCATGTCCGCAGCGGTCTCGATGCCGGTCAACCCGCTTCCCGCGATCACCACGGTGTTGCGCGCACCGGTCGGCGTACGGGCCGCCAGCGATCTGATGTGGGCTTCGAGTTTCCGCGCATTTTCCAGTTGGTCCACGTTGAACGAATGTTCGTGGAGGCCCGGAATGGGTGGTGTGAACAGTTGGCTGCCCGCGGCAAGCACGAACTTGTCGTAGTGCATCTGCACCGCTTGGCCATCAGCCCTGGCAACGGTGACCCGACGCGCGTCAGAGCTGATTTCGGTCACGGTGCCCGCCACGTGCTGCACGCCGACCGCGTCGAGCAAGGGCTTGATGTCGGGGTTCATGTCCTCGATCACCGCCTCATATAGACGGGGGCGGATCACGAGGTTCGCGGAAGGTGAAACGACGGTGATGGCGACCTCCGCTTCCTTCCCCGCCAGCGCGACCGCGCGAGCAGCCGAGATCGCGGCCCAGGTGCCGGCGAAGCCCGAGCCGGCGATAAGAATATGTTTTCGCATTGGTGTTTTCCTTTGCAGAATTCCGGACGAAGGAATCCCCGCCGCACAGGCGCGACAGCACACTCGCGGTCCGTCCGGCGAAGGACCGCGAGTTGGATCCGAGTTGTAGGGGGGCCAGACCTGGGTGGGCTCAGGAAGGCGGCTTGGAGGCCTTGGGGGGACGTCCCGGTTTACGGCTCTCGATACGGTCGCTGACCCAGTCGTGGACCTGGACAATGAATTCGGCGGGCGCCTTGCGCTCGAAGGAGGCGGCGACATCGGCGAGGGTGTTCGCGGCCAACTCTGCCCGCATCGCCTGTTCGGCCTTCAGCATGACGGCATGGATCGCGCAGACCCCGGTGACGGCCCACTCCGGAGGCTCTTCGTCGAAGACTGCGCACCGATCCCGAATTTCCTGGCAATCGAACAGCGGCTTTTCGCCTTCGACGGCATCGACGATCTGAAGAAAACTGATCTGCTCGGGCGGTCGTGAAAGGCGGTACCCGCCACGAACGCCTTCGTTCGCGACGACAATGCCCGCCTTTTCCAGCTTTGGCAGAATCTTTGCCAGGAAACTCGAGGAGATCCCCTGCAAGTCCGCGAGGTCCCGGCTGCTCAGGGCTCTGCCGTCCGCGCCGGCGAGCCACAAGAGACAATGGATTGCGTATTCAACGCTGGTTGTGATGTGCGCCATAACCAGGACTGTATAACTCCGCGTTTAACTATGCAAGAAAAACGTGGAGTGCAGCAGTCTCAGTTATTGCTTCACGCCACCTCGGTCAGCGCTGCGCAGGGATTTAGCGTATATCGCCCCGTCAGTGAGGCCTCGCCGAGGACATGCCCCTGGATGGCCCGTAGCACATCAGGGCCGGTGAATCGCCCTTCGACCGGGCAACGCTCCAGATCCACGGCGTACAGCGTGAACACGTAACGGTGCACGCGCTTGTCGTTCCACGGCGGGCACGGACCATCGTAGCCGAAGTAGTCACCTGCCATGTGCGCGTCGCCGGCGAAGCCGCGCGTGAAGTCGTTGAGTCCGTGTCGCGCGCCGAATCGCGTCGCAGGGCCGGGTTTGCCGCGAGGCATAACCCCGCTCGAGAACTCGCCTTCGGCAAACCCGCGGCACGCGGGACGCAGATCGACGAGCACCCAGTGGAAGAAATCGACCCGCGGCATCGCCTCGGGAATCACGATGTTCTCGCGATTGATGTGCTCGAAACGGCTCGGCGCGTCGGGATCGTGGCACGTGAGCACGAAGGACCGCGTACCGGCCGGCGGGTCGCTCCACGTCAGGCCGGGATTGCGGTTGGCGCCGAAGCGAAACCGCCGCTCAGGATCGGCCACCGCAAAGGCGATGTCGTCCGGCAGGCGCCGGTTGTCTTCGAAATTGCTCGTCAGACGCATGATGTGTCTCCCGCATGCGGAGCGGCCTTCGCCGGGCCGCCCCGCCCTTCAGGTCGTGCCGCTGGTCAGGCGCCGCGGAACTCCGGCGTGCGCCGTTCGCCGAACGCCTTGAAGCCTTCCTTGCGGTCCTCGGTGTCGCGCAGCACGCCCCACAGCAGGTGCGAATACAGGATCCCGTGCTCGAGCGGCATGTCCTTGCCCAGCACTGCCGCCTGCTTCGTCGCCTGTACGCTCAAGGGCGCGGCACTGGCGATCTTTTCCGCATACGTGCGCGCGAGGTCCGCGAGCGCGGACGGTTCGACGACATCGCTGACGAGTCCGTAGCGCAGCGCCTCTTCCGCCGAGATCATCTCGCCGGTGAGCAGCATCTTCATCGCGACCGCCTGAGGCACCGAACGCGGCAGCGCCTGGGTGCCATTCAGCCCCGCGAGGCTCGCCACCTTGACTTCGGTAAGCCCGAACTTCGCGTTCGACGACGCGATCCGCATGTCGCACGCAAGCGCGATCTCGAGCCCGCCGCCGACGGCATAGCCGTTGATCGCCGCGATGATCGGCTTCCACATCTTCATGTGCGGCAAAAGAGGCTGACCTTCGCGCAGATAGGTCGCCGCCATGCACTCGGTCGGCGGCGGCGCCTTCTTCATGTCGGTGCCGGTGCAGAAGGACTTCTCGCCCGCGCCCGTCAGCACGGCGACGCGGATGTCGGGATCGGTGCGCACGCGCGTCCAGATTTCGGCGAGATCGGCGATCGACTCCGGGTCGAGCGAGTTCATCGCCTCGGGGCGGTTCAGGGTGATGTAGGCGACGTGATTCTTTACTTCCAGCATTACCGGCATTGCTGTTCTCCTTTCATTCTTGTGTTGTCGCGCCACTCAGGCCGCGACAAAGGGGCTGTAGGTCGTACCGTCGCTCAGCAGCTTCTTCGCGATCGACATGCGATGGATTTCGGAGGCGCCTTCGACGATCCGCCAGATCCGGACCATCCGCGCCACGTATTCGACGCCCAGTTCGCGCGACAGGCCCAGCCCGCCGTGCAGCTGGATCGCGCGGTCAGCGATGCGAGTGAGCATTTCGGTCGCGGCGATCTTCAGCGACGACGCCTCGACGCGCAGGTCCTTGTGCCCCTGATCCGACTTCCACGCGGTGTAGTAGAGCTGCAGACGAACCTGTTCGAGCTCGATCGTCGAATCGGCGATCCAGTTTTGCACCGTCTGCCGTTCCGCGAGCGGCTCACCGAAGGTTTTCCGCAGGTTCGCCTGGTCGATCATCATCTGGATCAGCCGCTCGGCCATGCCGGTGCAGTGCGCCGCGAGCTCGATGCGTCGCACTCCGAAGCGGTTCTGCAGCGGGATGAAGGCATCACCGACCTCGCCCAGCACGGCCTCGTCGCCGACCCGCACGTTGTCCAGGTAGACGGTCCAGGACGGCATCGCGCCGATCACCGGGATCTCGGCCCCAATGCGCAGTCCCGGCGTGTCCTTGTCGAGGATGAAGGCGGTGAAGCGCCGCTTGGTCGGCGCCTCCTTGTCGGTCACCGCAATGCAGATGAAGAACAGGTTGTCCTTGTCGCATTTGCTGATGAAGATCTTCGACCCGTTGATCACCCATTTGCCGTCCTGGCGCACGGCGGTCGTGGTCAGGCCGCTGATGTCGGAGCCCGCGCCCGGCTCGGTCGCCATCATCGCGGAGTCGATCTCGCCACGGCAGTAGGGGCCGAGAAGCCTCTCGCGCTGCTCAGCGGTGCCGCATTCGTTGAGGTAGTAGAGGTTGGGGGCATCGGGCGGCAGCGTGAAGCCGTGATGCGAGAAACCGACGAGCGACTTCGACATTTCCTCGACAACCAGGGTCTTGGCGAACATCCCGAGCCCCTGACCGCCGAATTTCTCGTCGACCTCGATGCCCCAGAAGCCCATGTCGCGGGTGATGTTCATCAGGCGCACATGATCATCTTTCGGCAGCAGCGTGTACCCGTCGGTCCACATCCGCATTTCCCGCTCCAGCAGGACTTTCTCAAGGGGCATCAGCTCGTTGGTGGTGAACCGCCTGGCCACCTCCTTGAGCATCGTCTGTTCTTCGGATAGGGAAAAATCCATGTCTCGTCTCTCGTCCTGTATTTATCGGGCCCGGCCTGCCGATCCACGCCTTCAGTCGGCGTCCGAGCGCATCAATGACTCGATCTTGTCCGCGATCGAAGCGCTGCCGCTATTGCGGCATTTCTCTGCAGCCACCCGCATGCCATCCTCGAACACGGCCATCAGTGCCTCGTGGATCGTCGCACCGTCGTGACAGCCGGCCACCATCAGACAGGCCGCATAGGGGTGGTACTCGCCGACGGCTACGGACATGCCGCATTCGGGGCACTCGTACACCGAAGAGCCGGCGGGCACGTATTTGGCAGTCCCGGCTTGCTGCGCTTGTTGCTCATGCATGATTCGTCCTCCTCCTGGCTGGAATTGCGGCCCCGGCGCGTTCGGCGTCATCGGCCACCCACATCACTGGCCGACAGTGCTCACACCAGCACCTCCTGACTGACCAGATCCTCGATTTCGTCGTGCGAATAGCCCAGCATCCCGCCCAGCACCTCGCGCGTGTGCTGCCCGATCGACGGCGCCGCGGTCTTCATTTCCAGCGGGGTGTGCGAGAACACGATCGGCGCGCGGTTGTAGAGCGAGACGCCGACCTCGTGGTGGTCGAGATAGGCCCAGAAACCGCGCCTGCGCAGCTGCTCGTCCTCGATTGCCTCGCGCGCGTCGCGGACTTCGCCCGCGGGCACGCCCGCCTTCAGCAGTGCGTCCATCACCCAGTCGCCGTGCTGCGTGGCCGTCCAGCACTCGATGCACTCGTCGAGTTCGGCCACGTGCCGGCGGCGCATTTCGGCCGTCGCGAAGCGGTCTTCCTCGGCCCAGGGGGGATTGCCCA
This genomic interval carries:
- a CDS encoding DUF4125 family protein gives rise to the protein MLDHVLEAEWQMFVRVRSARHAPCQSAPGNFKTIRSSLFETWTRPMLASYLADLELAESVGRNLLAEKYARMDNLIPPLSKNPLIDMIVTVESNWQEELERRYPALYRRCCRSMDETGDGRNFGIYLGCELETYSDQTLELYFENIEAAVSANRNLAVEALHRLVCKNGYRDLNHAESVLKHGETA
- a CDS encoding MoaD/ThiS family protein; amino-acid sequence: MKIDVRLNLLGVLGIKQSELALDAPADTTVASLIGLIDQHNPGFAAALSTDDGDLSPQFVFFVNGRNAVSLDGMKTRLSAGDVINVIPAIAGG
- a CDS encoding YgiT-type zinc finger protein gives rise to the protein MTLPLPDSASAWIAARAEAARYVLSEHVIRSLMAGQIAVPQIETALRSGRIIEEHRHCGRDPAYLLCAIHDRKPVHVVAAPRADDWLAVIHAYVPAPPFWRTALHRSPGDPAMSDSTTTCYFCGGAIKQVTVGNFDYRLEGRLYVIKKVPAGLCEQCGEKYVDADVGRRLNALIAEQAFTGSETVEVIDYAVAP
- a CDS encoding DUF4037 domain-containing protein — protein: MNGLTLAERYFDRYGGELLAGEFAAWRDRIAVGLAGDGSDCLGFDDEQSRDHDWGPGFCLWLSDEDYAAIGAPLQQAYDRLPKCFDGFARSTTEWGEGRIGVFQTGTWYKQFLGHPDGPQTLFDWLRIPEKYLAACTSGRVFHDPLDDFSQRRRRLLAFYPEDVRLAKIAARCMSIGQAGQYNFTRALGRGEAFVAQYAETSFCNDLMSLVYLLNRRYAPYYKWRHRGLSALPRLGLLVHDRITAMMSSADANEKRAHIEALCAMTIAELRAEGLTDSDSPFLVDHGPHIHERIDDPALRRLSVLIG
- a CDS encoding SDR family oxidoreductase, with product MSKQVLVIGGSYFCGRVFVEEALKMPGAEIHVFNRGKLPLRMDGVTEHVGDRELAGQVRDAIPAREWDAVVDFCAYTPAHVETLLDNLRGTVRQYLLISTTTVYRKTGRRPVDENAPTLDGPQPELGEYADYGYQKCLAEQSARRACERLGIVLTVLRPAIVYGYYNYAPRETYFFDRLRHREPIVVPEPDTSVFNFIWVVDMARLLWQCIGEPRAFGETFNLASGEPVSYARIVEVLSEITGKAVNTLRLAPAEIARSNLPLPFPIDEDLVYDGTKIDRLFDFAHTPFRNGLRETLKYYLAVKRHEAAAAGER
- a CDS encoding amidohydrolase — protein: MNADLILFNLVAFTPEWMPGRRANDLIAVRDGRILYVGDQFARAALAGPQTRLVDCQGRTVIPGFNDAHCHPVALAMTTRYVDCASPAVSDIAGLIDAIRSRAADTGYGHWLRAANCDPTRLAEQRLPTRWELDQAAPGQPVIVVERAGQYCVLNSRALALCGIDESAVSSDAGIVHREHTSGRLNGVVSGNHAQVAQAIPPLASDEIEAGLRTANRIFLECGITSLQDTSWSNTPAHWHAMVDYKRRGLISPRISLFTGADSVDAFAELGMRTGSTHPDCPPEELRLGAAKIALDESTGDPEPAQELIDATALTAHRAGFQLAFHVPDLTLLDRSLNTLAWLDQAGLAPRLRPRFEHCPACPTGWLDRVAQSGAIVVAQPGLLPLAAQALNAREPDPAHPALFPFRSFLRHRIPLAFGSDAPLVSCVPLEGLKAAVSRRDGAGRGVAVDEAITAADALRLYTRGGACAAGDENATGTIEAGRRADLVLVEGAGEWATADDLARAQVVMTLIGGKIVWAR
- a CDS encoding NAD(P)/FAD-dependent oxidoreductase, yielding MRKHILIAGSGFAGTWAAISAARAVALAGKEAEVAITVVSPSANLVIRPRLYEAVIEDMNPDIKPLLDAVGVQHVAGTVTEISSDARRVTVARADGQAVQMHYDKFVLAAGSQLFTPPIPGLHEHSFNVDQLENARKLEAHIRSLAARTPTGARNTVVIAGSGLTGIETAADMGGRLKAVLGDDAEIRVILVEQASTIAPHLSAAARAVVEGALAECGVEFKVGAGVVSIDAQGIELSSGERVESDTIVWTAGARAHALAAQIPGEHDRLGRLVADACLRARGTGDIFVTGDVARAATDDLGHFALMSCQHAMSLGRVAGHNAAAELVGLPLHSYSQPKYVTCLDLGPWGALYTEGWGQQVSLVREDAKSLKREITTKWIYPPAPDREAAFAVANPDFVIVP
- a CDS encoding RrF2 family transcriptional regulator translates to MAHITTSVEYAIHCLLWLAGADGRALSSRDLADLQGISSSFLAKILPKLEKAGIVVANEGVRGGYRLSRPPEQISFLQIVDAVEGEKPLFDCQEIRDRCAVFDEEPPEWAVTGVCAIHAVMLKAEQAMRAELAANTLADVAASFERKAPAEFIVQVHDWVSDRIESRKPGRPPKASKPPS
- a CDS encoding YbhB/YbcL family Raf kinase inhibitor-like protein yields the protein MRLTSNFEDNRRLPDDIAFAVADPERRFRFGANRNPGLTWSDPPAGTRSFVLTCHDPDAPSRFEHINRENIVIPEAMPRVDFFHWVLVDLRPACRGFAEGEFSSGVMPRGKPGPATRFGARHGLNDFTRGFAGDAHMAGDYFGYDGPCPPWNDKRVHRYVFTLYAVDLERCPVEGRFTGPDVLRAIQGHVLGEASLTGRYTLNPCAALTEVA
- a CDS encoding enoyl-CoA hydratase/isomerase family protein — encoded protein: MPVMLEVKNHVAYITLNRPEAMNSLDPESIADLAEIWTRVRTDPDIRVAVLTGAGEKSFCTGTDMKKAPPPTECMAATYLREGQPLLPHMKMWKPIIAAINGYAVGGGLEIALACDMRIASSNAKFGLTEVKVASLAGLNGTQALPRSVPQAVAMKMLLTGEMISAEEALRYGLVSDVVEPSALADLARTYAEKIASAAPLSVQATKQAAVLGKDMPLEHGILYSHLLWGVLRDTEDRKEGFKAFGERRTPEFRGA
- a CDS encoding acyl-CoA dehydrogenase family protein, with product MDFSLSEEQTMLKEVARRFTTNELMPLEKVLLEREMRMWTDGYTLLPKDDHVRLMNITRDMGFWGIEVDEKFGGQGLGMFAKTLVVEEMSKSLVGFSHHGFTLPPDAPNLYYLNECGTAEQRERLLGPYCRGEIDSAMMATEPGAGSDISGLTTTAVRQDGKWVINGSKIFISKCDKDNLFFICIAVTDKEAPTKRRFTAFILDKDTPGLRIGAEIPVIGAMPSWTVYLDNVRVGDEAVLGEVGDAFIPLQNRFGVRRIELAAHCTGMAERLIQMMIDQANLRKTFGEPLAERQTVQNWIADSTIELEQVRLQLYYTAWKSDQGHKDLRVEASSLKIAATEMLTRIADRAIQLHGGLGLSRELGVEYVARMVRIWRIVEGASEIHRMSIAKKLLSDGTTYSPFVAA